The proteins below are encoded in one region of Flavobacterium nackdongense:
- a CDS encoding beta-glucosidase encodes MMLVISAKAQEKNSSVAIEAKIEKIMATLTLEEKVAMCHAQSKFSSPGLEKLGIPELWMSDGPHGVRGEINWDDWGYAKWTNDSITAFPALTCLASTFNPKLAKDYGISIGEEARYRKKDVLLGPGVNMYRTPLNGRNFEYMGEDPFLASKMVVPYIQGVQQNGVAACVKHYALNNQELWRGHINVEVSDRALHEIYLPAFKAAVEEGKVWSLMGAYNQFRGQHTTHNQILMNSILKKDWAFDGVVISDWGSAHDTKQAALNGLDIEMGTGTDGLTTSTKNAYDSYYLANPFLKMLKSGEIKEEVLNDKVRRILLLMFRTNMNPNRPLGRINNQEHLDVARKIAGEGIVLLKNEASFFPINPNKKMTIAVIGENATKSMTIGGGSSELKALHEISPLEGLKERYQNATLIHAMGYASGPSAYDRVIPSKLDANQLKKEAIEAASKADLVLFFGGLNKNHLQDCEGVDRKEYQLPFGQDELLTELLKVNSNIGVVLVSGNAVEMPWITNVKAVMQTWYLGSEAGNAIADVISGDVNPSGKLPFSFPKKLSDNAAHSFGELSYPGDKVTQYYKEDILVGYRWHDTKKIKPLFAFGEGMSYTTFELSKLDSDKKVYSKDEAITISGTVSNKGNLDGAEVVQVYIGKLNSKVSRAEKELKSFQKVPVKKGENGTFKISIDTNSLSFYDETISNWNLEKGDYMIYIGNSSSNISKKIKISIQ; translated from the coding sequence ATGATGCTAGTTATAAGCGCTAAAGCCCAAGAAAAAAATAGTTCAGTCGCTATTGAAGCTAAAATAGAAAAAATTATGGCTACCTTGACTTTAGAGGAAAAAGTGGCTATGTGTCACGCCCAATCAAAATTTAGTTCGCCTGGACTCGAAAAACTAGGTATTCCTGAACTATGGATGTCTGATGGTCCTCACGGCGTTCGTGGCGAAATCAACTGGGACGATTGGGGTTATGCCAAATGGACCAACGATTCGATAACAGCATTTCCTGCCCTAACCTGCCTAGCATCGACCTTTAATCCAAAATTAGCCAAAGATTACGGTATAAGTATTGGAGAAGAAGCGCGTTACAGAAAAAAAGATGTTTTATTGGGTCCTGGAGTAAATATGTACCGAACACCATTAAACGGAAGAAATTTTGAATATATGGGCGAAGATCCCTTTTTGGCGTCCAAAATGGTGGTTCCCTATATTCAAGGAGTGCAACAAAATGGCGTCGCCGCTTGCGTAAAACATTATGCGCTGAACAATCAAGAATTATGGCGAGGACACATCAATGTTGAAGTAAGTGATAGGGCTTTGCACGAAATCTATTTACCCGCCTTCAAAGCCGCAGTCGAAGAGGGGAAAGTCTGGTCTTTGATGGGAGCCTACAATCAATTTAGAGGACAGCACACCACGCACAATCAAATCCTTATGAACAGCATCTTAAAAAAAGATTGGGCATTTGACGGGGTTGTGATTTCAGATTGGGGTTCCGCTCACGACACCAAACAAGCCGCCTTGAATGGATTGGATATCGAAATGGGAACAGGAACAGACGGTTTAACGACCTCAACCAAAAATGCTTATGATTCGTATTATTTGGCCAATCCTTTTCTAAAAATGCTCAAAAGTGGCGAAATCAAAGAAGAAGTTTTGAATGATAAAGTGAGACGGATTTTGCTTTTGATGTTTCGAACCAATATGAACCCGAATCGTCCGTTAGGCAGAATTAACAATCAAGAACACCTTGATGTAGCCCGAAAAATTGCTGGAGAAGGAATTGTGTTATTAAAAAATGAAGCCTCATTTTTCCCCATTAATCCAAATAAAAAAATGACCATCGCGGTGATTGGTGAAAATGCAACAAAATCAATGACCATTGGCGGCGGTTCCTCAGAGTTGAAAGCGCTTCACGAAATTTCTCCTCTTGAAGGTTTGAAAGAAAGATACCAAAACGCCACCCTAATCCACGCAATGGGATACGCCTCAGGACCATCGGCTTATGACAGAGTTATTCCATCAAAATTAGACGCTAATCAACTGAAAAAGGAAGCTATCGAAGCCGCATCAAAAGCAGATTTGGTTTTGTTTTTTGGTGGCTTAAATAAAAATCACCTGCAAGATTGCGAAGGAGTGGATCGAAAAGAATATCAATTACCTTTTGGACAAGATGAGCTTTTGACTGAACTTTTGAAAGTAAATTCCAACATTGGAGTGGTCCTTGTCAGTGGAAATGCGGTCGAAATGCCTTGGATAACCAATGTAAAAGCAGTCATGCAAACTTGGTATTTAGGCAGTGAAGCCGGCAACGCTATAGCCGATGTAATAAGTGGTGACGTCAATCCATCAGGAAAACTACCTTTTTCATTTCCTAAAAAATTAAGCGATAATGCAGCTCATTCTTTTGGAGAATTGAGTTATCCAGGTGATAAAGTCACCCAATATTACAAAGAAGATATTTTGGTAGGGTATCGCTGGCACGACACCAAAAAAATCAAACCGTTATTTGCTTTTGGCGAAGGGATGTCCTACACCACATTTGAACTTTCAAAATTAGATTCCGATAAGAAAGTGTATTCCAAAGACGAAGCGATAACAATCTCCGGAACGGTTTCAAACAAAGGAAATCTTGACGGTGCCGAAGTAGTTCAAGTGTACATCGGAAAACTGAATTCGAAAGTAAGTAGAGCCGAAAAAGAGTTGAAAAGTTTTCAGAAAGTGCCAGTTAAAAAAGGAGAAAACGGTACTTTCAAAATTTCGATTGACACGAATAGCTTGAGTTTTTATGATGAAACGATTTCCAATTGGAATCTAGAAAAAGGAGATTATATGATTTATATCGGAAATTCATCTTCCAATATTTCGAAAAAAATAAAAATAAGCATCCAATAA
- a CDS encoding FG-GAP-like repeat-containing protein, which produces MPKNNKNTVFILLFFFLFTTGFTVFAQKFERIETAAGLGIMKENNGTAVADYDGDGDLDLFIVAKNKDDSKDEKTHSRLFRNDNNGAFTDVTNAAGLANLFPNEDPTGPNPALDGVKYAVSWGDYDNDGFPDLFFTHLYKVQLFRNNGNGTFTDKTIQAGLVKTNNCWNTAATWFDFNKDGFLDIYIGNWEQCDYNTFYINNGNGTFSNATNKVNGTVKNKRTYMGFPFDVNADGWMDLYVTNDNKVPNDLYLNIDGNSSVEDAKKYGLDNSGTDMGIGIGDYNNDGNFDFFISNINNNVFLKNNGSNTFSNIAIEKNMFNTGWSWDNIFADFDLDGDEDLFIVNGFSLTGPQKNRYFKNLFNEGKDSFIDASDEVGLGDSTIGTSACAFDFDNDGDLDVYVSNNDRASYFYTNPTIKTNQTNTAKWFKIALQGTKSNRDAIGTTITVSTDVGSFHRYYTGLGFLSQSLKPAHFGLGKATKINEVTIKWPSGLVEKYQNFETNTFIKFTEASGFKKVDVQPVNYIFGCTDPKSCTYNPMATKDDGSCVYLTATSIVGPTTSGYNNEDNYTYTLPLNHQISWTVEGGEIIEGKGTSSIKIKWGLESAGKITALVSNGSCNSTLSELKVQLQLNKVSKNISVARIWNEALLEAIRKDFARPTVHARNLFHTAVALYDSWAIYDPNAKPYLIGNTLHNFVSELKDFKPLEDAKPSSEKAMSYAAYRLLTHRFKNSPGSAKSLERFNLIMSQLGYDMNFTATNYESGDAAALGNYIGQTLIDYGLADGSNEANKYVNTFYKPINPSLNVRVTGGKTGMVDPNRWQPLSFDTFIDQSGNIIPGSTPEFLSPEWGRVFPFALTDDVKSILVRDSNKFEVYHNLPSPPQLSLSSKTASSDQYKWNFSLVSYWSSHLDPNDGVMLDISPKNQGNTDLKLIPKDFSDYSKFYKVFEGGDTSKGHTLNPATGKPYESQIVPRGDYTRVLAEFWADGPNSETPPGHWFTILNYVHDHPLFTKKWNGKGSELTPLEWDVKSYFVLAGALHDVAITVWSIKGWHDYVRPISAIRYMAELGQSTDATLPNYHIGGIPLAPGFVEIVKAGDALSGAKNEHIGKIKVYAWRGHDYIKNATTDMAGVGWILAENWWPYQRPSFVTPPFAGYISGHSTFSRAAAEVLTLLTGDAFFPGGMGEFKAPKNDFLVFEKGPSVDVTLQWATYRDASDQTSLSRIWGGIHPPADDLPGRLLGEKIGIDAYNFAMPYFSSNAVINSSNEITIYPNPAIHKEVNVSNTKASDEFLLFDLSGKSFSLTEKIFNESTAITLLKLPQAITSGIYVLKVNDRAKLLFVK; this is translated from the coding sequence ATGCCAAAAAACAATAAAAACACAGTCTTCATCCTATTATTTTTTTTCCTATTTACTACTGGATTTACAGTTTTTGCTCAAAAATTTGAACGCATAGAAACTGCCGCCGGACTAGGGATAATGAAAGAAAATAATGGAACAGCTGTTGCCGATTATGACGGAGATGGTGATTTAGACCTTTTTATTGTTGCCAAAAATAAAGACGATTCCAAAGACGAAAAAACACACAGCCGATTGTTTCGAAATGACAATAACGGCGCTTTCACTGATGTAACCAATGCCGCTGGTCTCGCCAATTTATTTCCAAATGAAGATCCTACAGGGCCAAATCCCGCATTAGATGGGGTGAAATATGCGGTGTCGTGGGGTGATTATGACAATGACGGCTTTCCAGATTTGTTTTTTACGCATCTTTATAAAGTACAACTATTTCGCAACAATGGCAATGGTACTTTTACGGACAAAACCATTCAAGCCGGATTGGTAAAAACCAACAATTGCTGGAATACTGCTGCCACTTGGTTCGATTTCAATAAAGACGGATTTCTGGATATTTACATCGGAAATTGGGAACAATGCGATTACAACACTTTTTATATCAATAACGGAAATGGAACTTTTAGCAATGCCACCAACAAGGTCAACGGCACGGTTAAAAACAAAAGAACCTATATGGGTTTCCCATTTGATGTAAATGCAGATGGATGGATGGATTTGTATGTCACCAATGACAATAAGGTTCCGAACGATTTATACCTCAATATTGATGGCAACAGCAGTGTGGAAGACGCTAAAAAATACGGCCTTGATAATTCTGGTACCGATATGGGCATCGGAATTGGGGACTATAATAATGACGGTAATTTCGACTTTTTTATCAGCAATATCAATAATAATGTTTTCCTAAAAAACAATGGTAGCAACACCTTCAGCAATATTGCTATCGAAAAAAATATGTTCAATACCGGCTGGTCTTGGGATAATATATTTGCCGATTTCGACCTTGATGGAGATGAAGATTTATTTATTGTCAATGGTTTTAGTCTGACTGGGCCTCAAAAAAATAGGTATTTCAAAAACTTGTTCAACGAAGGAAAAGATAGTTTTATCGACGCTTCTGACGAAGTTGGTTTGGGAGATAGCACCATCGGAACCAGCGCCTGTGCCTTTGACTTTGACAACGATGGCGACCTCGATGTTTATGTCTCCAACAATGACAGAGCCTCTTATTTTTATACTAATCCCACCATTAAAACCAATCAAACCAATACAGCAAAATGGTTTAAAATTGCCTTGCAAGGAACAAAATCCAATCGAGATGCCATTGGAACAACCATCACGGTATCGACCGATGTTGGCAGTTTTCACAGGTATTATACAGGATTAGGCTTTTTGTCTCAAAGTCTAAAACCTGCTCATTTTGGTTTGGGAAAAGCTACGAAAATCAACGAGGTTACCATTAAATGGCCCTCCGGATTAGTAGAAAAATACCAAAATTTCGAAACCAATACTTTCATTAAGTTCACTGAAGCTTCAGGATTTAAAAAGGTCGATGTTCAACCTGTAAATTACATTTTTGGTTGCACGGATCCAAAATCTTGTACTTATAATCCAATGGCAACAAAAGACGATGGGAGTTGTGTTTATTTAACTGCTACTTCCATTGTCGGACCAACCACCTCCGGGTATAATAATGAAGACAATTATACTTATACGCTACCATTGAATCACCAAATTAGTTGGACAGTCGAAGGCGGTGAAATAATAGAAGGCAAAGGAACTTCATCGATAAAAATAAAATGGGGATTAGAATCGGCTGGAAAAATTACCGCCCTTGTATCGAATGGCAGTTGCAATAGCACGCTTTCCGAATTAAAGGTTCAACTTCAATTAAATAAGGTTTCTAAAAACATTTCTGTTGCCAGAATTTGGAATGAAGCCCTTTTAGAAGCCATCCGAAAAGATTTTGCAAGACCTACAGTTCATGCCCGGAATTTGTTCCATACAGCGGTGGCATTGTATGATAGTTGGGCAATTTATGATCCCAATGCCAAACCGTATTTAATAGGCAATACTCTCCATAATTTTGTAAGTGAATTAAAAGATTTCAAGCCTTTGGAAGACGCAAAACCTTCCAGCGAAAAGGCCATGAGTTATGCCGCCTATCGATTGTTGACGCATCGTTTTAAAAATTCGCCCGGAAGTGCAAAAAGTTTGGAAAGATTTAATTTGATCATGAGCCAATTGGGGTACGACATGAACTTTACAGCTACAAATTATGAATCAGGAGATGCTGCTGCTCTTGGCAATTACATTGGTCAAACCCTGATCGATTATGGCCTAGCTGATGGGTCAAATGAAGCAAATAAATACGTCAACACCTTTTATAAACCCATAAACCCTTCCTTAAATGTTAGAGTTACAGGAGGCAAAACAGGAATGGTGGACCCCAATCGTTGGCAACCTTTGTCCTTTGATACTTTTATCGATCAAAGTGGCAATATTATTCCCGGTTCGACACCTGAATTCTTAAGCCCGGAATGGGGTCGAGTGTTTCCTTTTGCATTAACGGATGACGTTAAATCTATTTTAGTAAGAGATAGCAATAAATTTGAAGTGTATCACAATCTACCGTCTCCGCCGCAATTAAGCCTATCTTCAAAAACAGCTTCAAGTGATCAATACAAATGGAACTTTTCATTAGTGTCTTATTGGAGTTCTCATTTAGACCCAAATGACGGCGTCATGTTGGATATTTCGCCCAAAAATCAAGGGAACACCGATTTGAAATTGATACCAAAAGATTTTTCAGATTATTCGAAATTTTATAAGGTTTTCGAGGGCGGCGATACTAGTAAAGGTCATACGCTAAACCCAGCGACAGGCAAACCTTACGAATCGCAAATAGTGCCAAGAGGGGATTATACCAGAGTTCTAGCCGAGTTTTGGGCAGATGGTCCAAACTCTGAAACACCGCCTGGACATTGGTTTACTATTTTGAATTATGTTCACGATCATCCGTTGTTTACCAAAAAATGGAACGGAAAAGGAAGTGAATTAACCCCCTTAGAATGGGATGTGAAATCCTATTTTGTTCTGGCTGGTGCTTTGCACGACGTGGCCATAACCGTTTGGTCAATCAAAGGATGGCATGATTACGTAAGACCCATTTCTGCCATTCGATATATGGCTGAACTTGGTCAAAGTACCGATGCAACATTACCCAATTATCATATTGGCGGAATCCCATTAGCGCCCGGATTTGTTGAAATTGTAAAAGCAGGTGATGCCTTGAGCGGCGCGAAAAATGAACATATTGGAAAGATAAAAGTATACGCTTGGCGTGGACACGATTACATTAAAAATGCCACCACCGATATGGCTGGTGTGGGCTGGATATTAGCCGAAAATTGGTGGCCTTATCAACGCCCTTCTTTCGTTACTCCGCCCTTTGCAGGATATATTTCAGGACATTCTACTTTTTCTCGTGCTGCGGCAGAAGTCCTGACATTATTGACTGGCGATGCCTTTTTCCCGGGCGGTATGGGAGAATTTAAAGCGCCAAAAAATGATTTCTTGGTTTTCGAAAAAGGACCTTCGGTCGATGTGACCTTGCAATGGGCTACGTATAGAGATGCCTCTGACCAGACCAGTTTATCCCGTATTTGGGGAGGAATCCATCCACCTGCCGATGATTTACCAGGCAGATTATTGGGCGAAAAAATAGGAATCGATGCGTATAATTTTGCGATGCCCTACTTTAGTTCAAATGCTGTTATAAATTCATCAAATGAAATTACAATTTATCCGAATCCAGCAATCCACAAAGAAGTGAATGTTTCAAATACAAAGGCTTCGGATGAATTCCTTCTGTTTGATTTAAGCGGAAAATCATTTTCACTAACCGAAAAAATATTTAATGAATCAACGGCTATTACTTTGCTAAAACTACCTCAAGCAATTACTTCAGGAATTTATGTTTTAAAGGTAAATGACCGTGCCAAACTCCTTTTTGTAAAATAG
- a CDS encoding endonuclease/exonuclease/phosphatase family protein: MKYVFTFIANLILVFGQGQSLKLMTYNIRLDVESDGLNNWSNRKAFLTSQLHFYEPDIFGVQEAKPNQVVDIASALPAYNYVGIGRDGIGQGESSNIYYKKERFQLVESNTFWLSDTPDHISKGWDAAFNRVCTYAVLKDSKTKTTFWVFNTHLDHQGEVAKTKGIQLILSKIEALNTKKYPVFFMGDFNSTPTENRIISLKKEMLDAREISEEKPFGPTGTFNDFKHNEPVTTLIDYIFISKNSSFSVRKYAVLSDAKDLRYPSDHLPVYIELIKK, encoded by the coding sequence ATGAAATATGTTTTTACTTTCATCGCTAATTTGATTCTCGTTTTCGGGCAAGGGCAATCCTTGAAGTTAATGACCTATAACATTCGTTTGGATGTAGAAAGTGACGGATTGAATAATTGGTCCAACCGAAAAGCGTTTTTGACATCGCAACTGCATTTTTACGAACCGGATATTTTTGGCGTTCAAGAAGCAAAACCCAATCAAGTTGTAGATATCGCCTCTGCCCTACCTGCCTATAATTATGTCGGAATCGGAAGAGACGGCATAGGTCAAGGCGAATCTTCGAACATCTATTATAAAAAAGAGCGCTTCCAATTGGTAGAAAGCAATACTTTTTGGCTGTCCGACACCCCAGATCATATATCAAAAGGCTGGGATGCGGCTTTTAATCGAGTTTGTACGTATGCGGTTTTGAAAGATTCGAAAACCAAAACCACTTTCTGGGTGTTCAATACCCATTTAGACCATCAAGGTGAAGTGGCAAAAACCAAGGGTATCCAACTTATTCTTTCAAAAATAGAAGCACTAAACACCAAAAAATATCCCGTGTTTTTTATGGGTGATTTTAATTCGACACCAACTGAAAATAGAATTATTTCTCTAAAAAAAGAAATGTTAGACGCAAGAGAAATCTCTGAGGAAAAACCTTTTGGCCCCACCGGAACTTTCAATGATTTCAAACACAATGAACCCGTAACGACCTTGATTGATTATATTTTCATCTCCAAAAACAGCAGCTTCAGTGTCAGGAAGTACGCAGTTTTAAGTGATGCTAAGGATTTGCGGTATCCGTCGGACCACCTCCCGGTTTACATCGAATTAATTAAAAAATAA
- a CDS encoding glycoside hydrolase family 30 protein, with translation MKATISALILLVTFSAFSQQKSKMQSKPFTVNGKSVMVYTSADSTNLRITNTDNLKFSVLKQPVETQTCIFVDPNKTFQTFLGIGGAITDASAEVFAKLSQENQQEFLNAYFSKDKGIGYSLIRTNIHSCDFSSDMYTYVNEGDADLKTFSIKHDQKFKIPLIKKATETAGGKLTLFASPWSPPAFMKDTKNMLKGGKLLPEFYQSWANYYVKFINAYQKEGIPVWGLTVQNEPMAVQTWESCIYTAEEERDFLKNYLGPTLSKAGLGDKKITVWDHNRDLMTQRASTILDDPQANKYVWGIGFHWYESWSGGEPMFENVGAVNEMYPNKNLLFTEGCNEKFDANKYQLWKNGERYGKSMIHDFNNGTVGWTDWNILLDEKGGPNHVGNFCFAPIHADTKTGELIYTPSYYFIGHFSKFIGKEAQRISSVSSRSQLITTSFLNQDGKVITVVMNQTNKKVTYNLCIGTNATEVTILPHAIQTLVY, from the coding sequence ATGAAAGCAACAATTTCAGCACTGATTTTACTAGTTACATTTAGTGCGTTTTCACAGCAAAAAAGCAAAATGCAATCCAAACCTTTTACAGTAAATGGCAAAAGCGTTATGGTCTATACATCGGCAGACAGCACGAATCTCAGAATTACAAATACTGATAATTTGAAATTTTCAGTCTTAAAACAGCCTGTCGAAACTCAGACTTGTATATTCGTAGATCCCAACAAAACCTTTCAGACTTTTCTAGGAATTGGTGGCGCCATAACCGATGCAAGTGCTGAAGTTTTTGCGAAATTGTCCCAAGAAAATCAACAAGAATTTTTGAATGCCTATTTCAGCAAAGACAAAGGAATTGGGTATTCACTCATTCGAACCAACATTCACAGTTGCGATTTTAGCAGCGATATGTACACGTACGTCAATGAAGGAGATGCCGATTTAAAGACCTTTTCAATAAAACATGACCAAAAATTTAAAATCCCCTTAATCAAAAAAGCTACAGAAACGGCGGGAGGAAAACTAACTTTGTTTGCCAGTCCTTGGAGTCCGCCAGCCTTTATGAAAGACACTAAAAATATGCTGAAAGGCGGAAAATTATTGCCAGAATTCTATCAGTCTTGGGCCAATTATTATGTGAAATTCATCAACGCTTATCAAAAAGAAGGAATCCCTGTGTGGGGATTGACGGTTCAAAACGAGCCGATGGCAGTCCAAACTTGGGAATCCTGTATTTACACCGCCGAAGAAGAACGTGATTTTCTAAAAAATTACCTTGGACCCACCCTATCTAAAGCTGGACTTGGTGACAAAAAAATCACCGTTTGGGATCACAATCGGGACTTGATGACGCAAAGAGCGAGTACTATTCTCGACGATCCTCAAGCCAATAAATATGTTTGGGGAATAGGTTTTCACTGGTATGAATCCTGGAGTGGCGGCGAGCCAATGTTTGAAAATGTTGGTGCCGTTAATGAAATGTATCCCAACAAAAATTTACTTTTTACCGAAGGTTGCAACGAAAAATTCGATGCCAATAAATACCAACTTTGGAAAAACGGCGAGCGTTATGGCAAATCTATGATTCACGATTTCAATAATGGAACCGTAGGTTGGACCGATTGGAACATCCTTTTGGATGAAAAAGGTGGCCCCAATCATGTAGGCAATTTTTGCTTCGCTCCTATTCACGCTGACACCAAAACTGGCGAATTAATCTACACGCCATCCTATTATTTTATTGGCCATTTTTCTAAATTTATTGGTAAAGAAGCCCAAAGAATTAGTAGCGTATCTAGCCGCAGTCAACTCATAACGACTTCCTTCTTGAACCAAGATGGCAAGGTGATTACGGTGGTGATGAATCAAACCAACAAAAAAGTGACTTATAATTTGTGCATCGGAACAAATGCGACCGAGGTTACTATTTTGCCACACGCTATTCAGACATTAGTGTATTAA
- a CDS encoding cellulase family glycosylhydrolase, producing the protein MKKIILPFFMCFALASFGQGFLHRNGQNIVDGNDKNVVLRGLGLGGWMIQEGYMIQSGAFAGPQYKIKQKITDLIGAANTEEFYKAYKANGITKRDIDSLAAWGFNSIRLPMHYNLYTPAIENEKDGQITWLEEGFTMTDNLLNWCAANKMYLILDLHGAPGGQGHDANISDYDPSKPSLWESAANQDKMIALWKKLAQRYKNNPWIGGYDIINEPNWNFTGANLNGCDETSNVPLKALLTSITKAIREVDSNHLIFIEGNCWGNNYNGMFPLWDENMALSFHKYWNGNNQASIQTMLDYRTKHNVPLWMGESGENSNVWFKEAISLVEKNNIGWAFWPMKKIENIAGVTSVTKTPEYEEILTYWKNGGTKPTEEFAKKALMQIADNYKMENLTVKPDVIDAMFRQVQTNDTKPYKNHKIPGTIFATEYDLGTNGFAYSDKEVANYEGTKFTPWNKGNQMRNDGVDIVKCSDQITNGYQVSYIEDGEWLQFTVEVKNETIFEVAIRYSNEKAGGKLYLEQDEKKISETIALPVSGGETIWKTVFLKNVILKKGSSKIRVHFERGNFNLNYLEFKKSN; encoded by the coding sequence ATGAAAAAAATAATTCTGCCCTTTTTTATGTGCTTTGCTTTGGCTTCTTTTGGCCAAGGTTTTTTGCATAGAAACGGACAAAATATTGTGGATGGAAACGATAAAAATGTCGTTTTACGCGGTTTAGGATTAGGCGGTTGGATGATACAAGAAGGATATATGATTCAAAGCGGCGCTTTTGCAGGGCCACAATATAAAATCAAACAAAAAATAACCGATTTGATTGGTGCTGCCAATACGGAAGAATTTTATAAAGCCTATAAAGCAAACGGAATTACAAAAAGGGACATCGATTCTTTGGCGGCTTGGGGATTCAACTCCATTCGCTTGCCAATGCACTACAATTTATATACTCCTGCGATTGAAAACGAAAAAGACGGTCAAATAACTTGGTTAGAAGAAGGTTTTACCATGACCGATAATTTGTTAAACTGGTGTGCTGCCAATAAAATGTACTTGATTTTAGATTTACATGGAGCTCCGGGAGGACAAGGCCATGACGCCAATATTTCAGATTACGACCCTTCAAAACCCTCGCTTTGGGAAAGTGCTGCGAATCAGGATAAAATGATAGCGCTTTGGAAAAAATTAGCGCAACGCTATAAAAACAACCCTTGGATTGGTGGCTACGACATTATCAACGAACCCAATTGGAACTTTACGGGGGCAAATTTAAATGGTTGTGACGAAACTTCGAACGTGCCACTAAAAGCCTTGCTCACCAGCATTACGAAAGCCATTCGTGAAGTCGATTCCAATCATTTAATTTTTATAGAAGGAAATTGTTGGGGAAACAATTACAACGGCATGTTCCCTTTGTGGGATGAAAACATGGCTTTGAGTTTTCACAAATATTGGAACGGAAATAATCAAGCCTCAATTCAAACCATGCTAGATTATAGAACAAAGCATAATGTCCCCCTTTGGATGGGAGAAAGTGGCGAGAATTCAAACGTTTGGTTTAAAGAAGCGATTTCATTAGTCGAAAAAAATAATATTGGTTGGGCTTTTTGGCCAATGAAAAAAATTGAAAATATAGCCGGAGTTACTTCTGTTACAAAAACTCCAGAATACGAGGAAATTCTCACCTATTGGAAAAATGGAGGAACGAAACCTACAGAAGAATTTGCCAAAAAAGCATTGATGCAAATTGCCGATAATTATAAAATGGAGAACCTAACGGTCAAACCCGATGTCATTGATGCCATGTTCCGCCAAGTACAAACCAACGATACCAAACCCTATAAAAATCACAAAATACCGGGAACAATATTCGCAACAGAATATGATTTAGGCACAAATGGTTTTGCTTATTCAGACAAAGAGGTGGCCAATTATGAAGGAACAAAATTCACCCCTTGGAATAAAGGAAACCAAATGCGAAACGATGGCGTTGATATTGTAAAATGTTCCGATCAAATAACAAATGGTTACCAAGTTTCTTACATTGAAGATGGCGAATGGTTGCAGTTTACCGTTGAAGTAAAAAATGAAACTATTTTTGAAGTAGCTATACGATATTCAAATGAAAAAGCAGGTGGGAAATTATATTTAGAACAAGACGAAAAGAAAATTTCAGAAACAATAGCACTGCCAGTTTCGGGTGGAGAAACAATTTGGAAAACCGTTTTTTTGAAAAATGTCATTCTGAAAAAAGGCAGCAGTAAAATTCGAGTACATTTTGAACGAGGAAATTTCAATCTTAACTATCTAGAATTTAAAAAATCTAACTAA